The proteins below come from a single Plasmodium sp. gorilla clade G2 genome assembly, chromosome: 13 genomic window:
- a CDS encoding early transcribed membrane protein 13 translates to MKVSKLVLFMHIFFIINILCQYISLNASKINRKGIKTQENKKENIKKIDKAIEEQNKRKKIIYYSLIASGAIASVAAILGLGYYAYKNLQEDDFYYNKYLKYRNGKYNIKYQDGAIASTSEFYIEPEGINKVNLNKPIIENNNNVDVSVKKYNNFVDIARVSIQKHFECLSNDQKDSHVNNIEYMQKFVQGLQENRNISLSKYQENKAVMDLQYHLQKVYANYLSQEGN, encoded by the coding sequence aTGAAGGTTTCTAAATTAGTCTTGTTTAtgcacatattttttattataaatatcttatgtcaatatatttctttaaatgcatcaaaaataaatagaaaGGGTATAAAAAcacaagaaaataaaaaagaaaatattaaaaaaattgataaagCTATagaagaacaaaataaaaggaagaaaataatttattattcattgATAGCATCTGGAGCAATTGCATCGGTTGCGGCAATATTGGGATTAGGATATTatgcatataaaaatttacaagaagatgatttttattataataaatatttaaaatatagaaatggaaaatataatataaaatatcaaGATGGAGCTATAGCAAGTACTAGTGAATTTTATATAGAACCTGAAGGAATAAATAAAGTGAACTTAAATAAACCTataattgaaaataataataatgtagatGTGTCagttaagaaatataataattttgtagATATAGCACGAGTTAGTATACAAAAACATTTTGAATGTTTATCAAATGATCAAAAAGATTCtcatgtaaataatatagaatatatgCAAAAATTTGTTCAAGGATTACAagaaaatagaaatatatctCTATCAAAATATCAAGAAAATAAAGCTGTTATGGATTTACAATATCATTTACAAAAAGTTTATGCAAATTATTTATCTCAAGAAGGGAACTAA